TATAACATGAAGGCAGCCATATATTCTCAGAAAAAAGATCTTGATACTTTTTTATATTTAAGCAAGTTTATCTCTGAACTTGAAACCAGAGGTGTAAAATCTGTTCTGTATGATGAAATGGCTGAAGCACTTCAGTTTTCAAAAATTTTCGAAACGTTCAATAATAAACAGGACCTTTTAGATAAAGAGGTAGATCTTTTCTTTACCTTCGGGGGAGATGGAACCATTGTAAATTCCCTTACATTTATTGAAGATCTTGAGATCCCAGTCGTAGGTGTAAATACCGGAAGATTAGGATTTCTTGCCTTTTTTACCAAAGAAGAGGCCTTTAAAGAACTGGATTCTATCTTAAAAGGAGATGTAAAAACAAGCCGTCGTTCAGTCATTGAAGTGGTTTCTCCAAATCTGGAAGGATCTTTTCCTTATGCCTTAAATGACGTAACGATTTCAAGAAAGGAGACCACCTCCATGATTACGGTAGATTCTTATATTAATAATGAATTTTTAAATGTATTCTGGGGGGATGGAGTGATTATCTCCACTCCTACCGGATCTACGGCTTATTCTTTAAGCTGCGGCGGCCCCATCATTTCTCCGAATAACGAAAACTTCGTCATCACTCCTATTGCCCCTCACAACCTGAATGTGAGACCTTTAGTAGTAAACGATAAAGTGGAAATTAAATTCAGAGTAGAAAGCAGAGTCCCTCAATATTCATTGTCTTTAGACTCCAGACTGATCCATATTGAAACCGATAAGGAAATCATCATCAGAAAAGCAGACTTTCAGCTCCTTCTGGTACAACCGAACAATTTGAGCTTTTACGAAACCATCCGTCAGAAGCTGCTTTGGGGACGTGACAAAAGAAATTAATGATTTCTTAAAAATGATTACCTTTACACGAAATTAAGCACCTAATAAATTTATAATAAAAAGTAAAACATGAGCAGAATTTTTCCGGCAGGAGTTGCCACAGGTCAGTTAGTTACTGATATTTTTCA
This Chryseobacterium sp. G0162 DNA region includes the following protein-coding sequences:
- a CDS encoding NAD kinase, coding for MKAAIYSQKKDLDTFLYLSKFISELETRGVKSVLYDEMAEALQFSKIFETFNNKQDLLDKEVDLFFTFGGDGTIVNSLTFIEDLEIPVVGVNTGRLGFLAFFTKEEAFKELDSILKGDVKTSRRSVIEVVSPNLEGSFPYALNDVTISRKETTSMITVDSYINNEFLNVFWGDGVIISTPTGSTAYSLSCGGPIISPNNENFVITPIAPHNLNVRPLVVNDKVEIKFRVESRVPQYSLSLDSRLIHIETDKEIIIRKADFQLLLVQPNNLSFYETIRQKLLWGRDKRN